In a single window of the Halobaculum lipolyticum genome:
- a CDS encoding DUF502 domain-containing protein, with product MTTWKRDFASGLVVVTPVLVILFVANWLYNLLSTLPFIPTIEPPEGGVVPPTSPFAFVNDYLVPLYGFAEVVIALVTFVLLVFSAGYLMRTTSGRLVEGFVDGAINRVPGLRVIYNASKLAVETALTGTEDLQTPVKLEPWNGMRMTAFKTGQTTADGREVVFMPTAPNITTGFVMEVRPADLDETDEKVEEALTRILSAGFGEGGNGQAPPGQTSVEDVGKATTDD from the coding sequence ATGACAACGTGGAAGCGCGACTTCGCGAGCGGGCTGGTCGTCGTCACGCCCGTCCTCGTCATCCTCTTCGTCGCCAACTGGTTGTACAACCTCCTGTCGACGCTGCCGTTCATCCCGACGATCGAACCCCCGGAGGGCGGCGTCGTCCCGCCCACGTCGCCGTTCGCGTTCGTCAACGACTACCTCGTGCCGCTGTACGGCTTCGCGGAGGTCGTCATCGCGCTCGTCACCTTCGTCCTGCTCGTCTTCTCGGCGGGGTACCTGATGCGGACGACCTCGGGTCGGCTGGTCGAGGGGTTCGTCGACGGCGCGATCAACCGCGTCCCGGGGCTGCGCGTCATCTACAACGCCTCGAAGCTCGCGGTGGAGACGGCGCTCACGGGGACCGAAGACCTCCAGACGCCGGTGAAGCTGGAGCCGTGGAACGGGATGCGGATGACCGCGTTCAAAACCGGGCAGACGACCGCCGACGGCCGCGAAGTGGTGTTCATGCCGACGGCGCCGAACATCACCACCGGCTTCGTGATGGAGGTGCGGCCGGCGGACCTCGACGAGACCGACGAGAAGGTCGAGGAGGCGCTCACCCGGATCCTCTCGGCCGGCTTCGGCGAGGGCGGCAACGGGCAGGCGCCGCCGGGACAGACGTCGGTCGAGGACGTCGGCAAGGCGACGACCGACGACTGA
- a CDS encoding PaaI family thioesterase, whose amino-acid sequence MSDDPIDAAHVDLLQRFIESHGFLSWLDLTVDELERGRIVMSVPYHEKLVNPGSPVGSIHGGIAATLVDTASGFALRSTFDDPTTGSLATTDLNVTYLRPATNDLRVEAEVLRAGGSMGYTDTLVSSVAPDGEEKDVAVGRTSYRLFPDAE is encoded by the coding sequence ATGAGCGACGACCCGATCGACGCCGCCCACGTCGACCTGCTACAGCGATTCATCGAGAGCCACGGCTTCCTCTCGTGGCTCGATCTCACCGTCGACGAACTGGAGCGCGGCCGCATCGTCATGTCCGTTCCGTACCACGAGAAGCTCGTCAACCCCGGCTCACCCGTCGGCTCGATCCACGGCGGCATCGCGGCGACGCTCGTCGACACCGCTTCCGGGTTCGCCCTGCGGTCGACGTTCGACGACCCGACGACCGGGTCGCTGGCGACGACGGACCTGAACGTCACCTACCTCCGGCCGGCGACGAACGACCTCCGGGTCGAGGCGGAGGTGCTCCGCGCGGGCGGGTCGATGGGGTACACCGACACGCTCGTCTCCAGCGTCGCCCCGGACGGCGAGGAGAAGGACGTCGCCGTCGGCCGCACCTCCTACCGGCTGTTCCCCGACGCCGAGTAG
- a CDS encoding potassium channel family protein — protein sequence MHRDEPVEYEPVSVKAVLAEMKDTAELLIDLSFSAVLHGSPDLAAEVLALESRMDVLQLQARMSVMMAARSPEDVEELAPVLGMVGAAEKISDAAGDIAKIVLEEVGLPEAMRAALPEAVETLVRVPVADDSPYVGRTLGGINMETETGVRVIAVRRDQATGKARWITNPDRSTDLRAGDTLILRGFEEGLREVYEAAGGEPYEAPAAPDPAVDDLERAVNSIVLMKNMSELAVDLAYGAVLFDSRGVAEEVSELEAEVDALKSRFEAWTLRAAARVDDPVSLRGLVHLASATEVISDAALEIGEGVLRGLDTHPVVAEAVEESDEVIVRVVVADGAELAGATLGDRAVKTETGMRVIAIRRGGSSDGNGNGDADADAGGDPGEDGDGEWVVSPGAATRLREGDVLIAKGTRAGAERLSALAGAPEAFDRG from the coding sequence ATGCACCGCGACGAGCCAGTCGAGTACGAGCCGGTGAGCGTCAAGGCCGTGTTGGCCGAGATGAAAGACACCGCCGAACTGCTCATCGACCTCTCCTTCTCGGCGGTGCTGCACGGCAGCCCCGACCTCGCGGCGGAGGTGCTGGCGCTGGAGTCGCGGATGGACGTCCTCCAGTTGCAAGCGCGGATGAGCGTGATGATGGCCGCGCGCTCGCCCGAGGACGTGGAGGAACTGGCCCCCGTGTTGGGGATGGTCGGCGCCGCCGAGAAGATCAGCGACGCCGCCGGCGACATCGCCAAGATCGTGTTGGAGGAGGTCGGTCTCCCCGAGGCGATGCGGGCGGCGCTCCCCGAGGCCGTCGAGACGCTCGTGCGCGTCCCCGTGGCCGACGACTCGCCGTACGTGGGGCGGACGCTCGGCGGGATCAACATGGAGACCGAGACCGGCGTGCGCGTCATCGCCGTCCGGCGCGATCAGGCGACCGGCAAGGCGCGGTGGATCACCAACCCCGACCGCTCGACGGACCTGCGCGCGGGCGACACGCTGATCCTCCGCGGCTTCGAGGAGGGGCTGCGCGAGGTGTACGAGGCCGCCGGCGGCGAGCCGTACGAGGCGCCCGCGGCCCCCGACCCCGCCGTCGACGACCTCGAACGCGCGGTCAACTCGATCGTGTTGATGAAGAACATGAGCGAACTCGCGGTCGACCTCGCGTACGGCGCGGTGCTGTTCGACAGCCGCGGCGTCGCCGAGGAGGTGTCGGAGTTGGAGGCGGAGGTGGACGCGCTCAAGTCCCGCTTCGAGGCGTGGACGCTCCGGGCGGCCGCCCGCGTCGACGACCCCGTGAGCCTCCGGGGGCTGGTCCACCTCGCGTCGGCGACGGAGGTGATCAGCGACGCCGCCCTCGAGATCGGCGAGGGCGTCCTCAGGGGACTCGACACCCACCCCGTCGTCGCCGAGGCCGTCGAGGAGTCCGACGAGGTGATCGTCCGCGTCGTCGTCGCCGACGGCGCGGAGCTGGCGGGGGCGACGCTCGGCGACCGCGCGGTGAAGACGGAGACGGGGATGCGCGTCATCGCGATCCGGCGCGGCGGGTCGAGCGACGGGAACGGGAACGGGGACGCCGACGCGGACGCCGGTGGCGACCCGGGCGAGGACGGCGACGGCGAGTGGGTCGTCTCGCCCGGAGCGGCGACCCGGCTCCGCGAGGGCGACGTACTGATCGCGAAGGGGACCCGCGCCGGCGCAGAGCGGCTGTCGGCGCTGGCCGGAGCGCCCGAGGCGTTCGATCGGGGGTAG
- a CDS encoding DUF7536 family protein produces MDAGGETGADGRAGAADPADARPDRPPIAGLLETLSVKRNAVVGVGVGVALATTVYLVRALELLGPVGGTRSYPVLGADGFFLLLAVVLASATALFVASVLTVVAAVRALRAAPE; encoded by the coding sequence ATCGACGCGGGCGGTGAGACCGGCGCCGACGGGCGGGCGGGGGCGGCCGATCCCGCCGACGCGCGTCCCGACCGGCCGCCGATCGCCGGCCTGCTGGAGACGTTGTCGGTGAAACGGAACGCCGTCGTCGGCGTCGGCGTCGGCGTCGCGCTCGCGACGACGGTGTATCTGGTTCGGGCGCTGGAGCTGTTGGGACCGGTCGGGGGGACGCGTTCGTACCCCGTGTTGGGCGCGGACGGGTTCTTCCTCCTGCTGGCGGTCGTGCTGGCGTCGGCGACGGCGCTGTTCGTCGCCTCGGTGCTCACCGTCGTCGCCGCGGTCCGGGCGCTGCGGGCGGCGCCCGAGTGA
- a CDS encoding MFS transporter gives MTDGDASGTGPGPAADRDAEPDPFDAFRQVVALPGDVFVLSLAMFAFSLGFQATGRYLPQYLEVLGASSVAIGLYGSVGNLISAVFPYPGGALSDRLGSRTSLTLFGLASTVGFLVWWGADPFRGVVVGPTNLAVVLVFVGLFCSQAWKSFGLGATFAVVKQSVPPDRLASGFAATETFRRTAFLLGPLLAAAAVSVYAFTEGFRLVLLGAAAVGLVATVAQYLLYDATNDSFGKSFAGVDTVVSDLRSLPAPLRPLLVGDALVRFANGMVYVFFVIVVVDAGVGATLPVVGTLSPAAYFGVLLGVEMAVALLTMVPVARLTRRVGLKPVVALGFAVYAVFPALLILAPADPAVFAALFAFSGLRFAGLPAHKALIVGPAAADAGGRVTGTYYLVRNLVTIPSALAGGWLYGRDPTVAFGLATAVGLVGVAFFLARGREFDPAAGAGAE, from the coding sequence ATGACCGACGGCGACGCGTCGGGGACGGGACCGGGGCCGGCCGCCGACCGGGACGCCGAACCGGACCCGTTCGACGCCTTCCGGCAGGTCGTCGCGCTCCCGGGCGACGTGTTCGTGCTCTCGCTGGCGATGTTCGCGTTCAGCCTCGGGTTCCAAGCGACGGGTCGGTACCTCCCGCAGTACCTGGAAGTGCTGGGGGCGTCGAGCGTCGCCATCGGCCTGTACGGCAGCGTCGGGAACCTGATCTCGGCGGTGTTCCCGTACCCCGGCGGGGCGCTGTCGGACCGCCTCGGCTCGCGCACGTCGCTGACGCTGTTCGGGCTGGCCTCCACCGTCGGCTTCCTCGTGTGGTGGGGGGCGGACCCGTTCCGCGGCGTCGTCGTGGGACCGACGAACCTCGCGGTCGTGCTCGTGTTCGTCGGGCTGTTCTGCTCGCAGGCGTGGAAGTCGTTCGGGCTGGGCGCCACGTTCGCGGTCGTCAAGCAGTCCGTCCCGCCGGATCGGCTCGCCTCCGGCTTCGCGGCGACGGAGACGTTCCGTCGGACGGCGTTCTTGCTCGGCCCGCTGCTGGCGGCCGCCGCCGTCTCCGTGTACGCGTTCACCGAGGGGTTCCGGCTCGTGTTGCTCGGGGCGGCGGCGGTGGGGCTGGTCGCGACCGTCGCGCAGTACCTCCTGTACGACGCCACCAACGACTCGTTCGGGAAGTCGTTCGCGGGCGTCGACACCGTCGTGTCGGACCTCCGGTCGCTGCCGGCCCCGCTGCGGCCGCTGCTGGTCGGCGACGCGCTCGTCCGGTTCGCCAACGGGATGGTGTACGTGTTCTTCGTCATCGTCGTCGTCGACGCCGGCGTCGGCGCGACGCTCCCGGTCGTCGGGACGCTGTCGCCGGCGGCGTACTTCGGCGTCCTCCTCGGGGTGGAGATGGCCGTCGCGCTGCTCACGATGGTGCCGGTCGCCCGTCTCACACGACGCGTCGGCTTGAAACCGGTCGTCGCGCTGGGCTTCGCCGTCTACGCCGTCTTCCCCGCGCTGTTGATCCTCGCGCCCGCCGACCCCGCGGTGTTCGCGGCGCTGTTCGCGTTCTCGGGGCTCCGGTTCGCCGGATTGCCCGCCCACAAGGCGCTCATCGTCGGTCCCGCGGCGGCCGACGCCGGCGGCCGCGTCACGGGGACGTACTACCTCGTCAGGAACCTCGTAACTATCCCCAGCGCCCTCGCCGGCGGGTGGCTGTACGGCCGAGACCCGACCGTCGCGTTCGGGCTGGCGACCGCGGTCGGACTCGTCGGCGTCGCGTTCTTCCTCGCGCGGGGCCGGGAGTTCGACCCGGCCGCCGGCGCCGGCGCGGAGTGA
- a CDS encoding alkaline phosphatase family protein gives MGLFDRLRGDDDPRVAFVGIDGVPHSLLEDHPDRFPNFAALADEGSAGAIDSIVPPESSACWPALTTGVNPGETGVYGFQDREVGSYDTYVPMGRDVQATRLWDRVAEGGRDATVMNVPVTFPPQRNVQRMVSGFLSPGVDKAAQPDELREYLQSIDYRIDTNAKLGHKDDKSEFLDVCHETIDRRMEAFEHYIEQDDWDLFFGVFMTTDRVNHFLFEDYARDGEYYEEFMTFYEKVDDYVGEIRDMLPEDVTLVVASDHGFTVQDYEVDINQWLQNEGWLTFDDDDHDELADIDDDARAYSLIPGRLYLNLEGREPRGSVPQSEYEDVRDELKAAIESMEGPDGRPVAKRVVEKEEAFRGDHDTIAPDLVIIPTHGFDLKAKFKPGDGDEVFTTGPRNGMHSFENATLFVDDPEANIVDADLLDIAPTILDLMDVEYARADFDGGCLV, from the coding sequence ATGGGATTGTTCGATCGGCTCCGCGGGGACGACGACCCCCGCGTGGCCTTCGTCGGCATCGACGGGGTGCCGCACTCGCTGCTGGAGGACCACCCGGACCGGTTCCCGAACTTCGCCGCCCTCGCCGACGAGGGGTCGGCGGGCGCCATCGACTCCATCGTGCCGCCGGAGTCGTCCGCCTGCTGGCCCGCGCTCACCACCGGCGTCAACCCCGGCGAGACGGGCGTGTACGGGTTCCAGGACCGCGAGGTCGGGAGCTACGACACGTACGTGCCGATGGGCCGTGACGTGCAGGCGACCCGCCTGTGGGACCGCGTCGCCGAGGGCGGGCGCGACGCGACCGTGATGAACGTCCCCGTGACGTTCCCGCCCCAGCGCAACGTCCAGCGCATGGTGTCCGGGTTCCTCTCTCCGGGCGTCGACAAGGCGGCCCAGCCCGACGAACTGCGCGAGTACCTCCAGTCGATCGACTACCGGATCGACACCAACGCCAAACTGGGGCACAAAGACGACAAGTCGGAGTTCCTCGACGTCTGCCACGAGACCATCGACAGGCGGATGGAGGCGTTCGAACACTACATCGAACAGGACGACTGGGACCTGTTCTTCGGCGTGTTCATGACGACCGACCGGGTGAACCACTTCCTGTTCGAGGACTACGCCCGCGACGGCGAGTACTACGAGGAGTTCATGACGTTCTACGAGAAGGTCGACGACTACGTCGGCGAGATCCGCGACATGCTCCCCGAGGACGTGACGCTCGTCGTCGCCTCCGACCACGGCTTCACCGTCCAGGACTACGAGGTCGACATCAACCAGTGGCTGCAGAACGAGGGGTGGCTCACGTTCGACGACGACGACCACGACGAACTCGCCGACATCGACGACGACGCCCGCGCGTACTCGCTCATCCCCGGCCGCCTGTACCTCAATCTGGAGGGCCGCGAGCCCCGGGGATCGGTCCCGCAGTCGGAGTACGAGGACGTGCGCGACGAACTGAAGGCCGCCATCGAGTCGATGGAGGGACCCGACGGGCGCCCGGTCGCCAAGCGCGTCGTCGAGAAGGAGGAGGCGTTCCGCGGCGACCACGACACCATCGCGCCGGACCTGGTGATCATCCCGACGCACGGCTTCGACCTGAAGGCGAAGTTCAAGCCCGGCGACGGCGACGAGGTGTTCACCACCGGGCCGCGCAACGGGATGCACAGCTTCGAGAACGCGACGCTGTTCGTCGACGACCCCGAGGCCAACATCGTCGACGCCGACCTGCTCGACATCGCGCCGACCATCCTCGACCTGATGGACGTCGAGTACGCCCGCGCCGACTTCGACGGCGGCTGTCTCGTCTGA
- a CDS encoding FAD-dependent oxidoreductase, with translation MDATVAVRSVAEVGPDTVAVTLDSPEGFDGKPGQFVRLTATVGGEEESRFYTISSADTRGSYETTVGLDGGDFSRHLADLSAGDEIEMSGPFGDDYYEGESRAVVLAGGPGIGPAVAIAEAALDAGNEAAVVYRDDEPAHTERLDALRERGAEVTVTDGAIGAVVADAITGADGEQAFVYGFTDFVDAALGALETAGYAGEAKVENFG, from the coding sequence ATGGACGCAACAGTCGCGGTGCGGTCGGTCGCGGAGGTCGGTCCGGACACGGTCGCGGTGACGCTCGACTCGCCCGAGGGCTTCGACGGGAAGCCCGGCCAGTTCGTGCGCCTCACGGCCACCGTCGGCGGCGAGGAGGAGTCGCGCTTTTACACCATCTCCTCGGCGGACACGCGGGGGAGCTACGAGACGACCGTCGGACTCGACGGCGGCGACTTCTCCCGGCACCTCGCCGACCTCTCGGCGGGCGACGAGATCGAGATGAGCGGGCCGTTCGGCGACGACTACTACGAGGGCGAGTCGCGCGCGGTCGTGCTCGCGGGCGGACCGGGGATCGGTCCCGCGGTCGCCATCGCGGAGGCGGCGCTGGACGCCGGCAACGAGGCCGCCGTCGTCTACCGCGACGACGAACCGGCCCACACCGAACGCCTCGACGCGCTGCGCGAGCGCGGTGCCGAGGTGACGGTCACCGACGGCGCCATCGGCGCGGTCGTCGCCGACGCGATCACCGGCGCCGACGGCGAGCAGGCGTTCGTGTACGGCTTCACGGACTTCGTCGACGCCGCCCTCGGCGCGCTGGAGACCGCCGGCTACGCGGGCGAGGCGAAAGTCGAGAACTTCGGGTAG
- a CDS encoding 2-oxoacid:acceptor oxidoreductase subunit alpha: MPADFNWAIGGEAGDGIDSTGKIFAQALSRAGRHVFTSKDFASRIRGGYTAYKVRTSTEKVRSVVDRLDVLVALTPRTIEENMDELHDGSVIIYDGDRTTMADVDIPENMVDLDVPLKALAEDAGGAIMRNVVALGAACEATSFDIEHLDSSLKKRFGDKGQAIVENNKQAARLGQEYVQENYPDADLDYELETTDNDYVLLNGDEAIGMGAIAAGCKYYAGYPITPATDVMTYLKGRIEHFGGHVVQAEDELAAINLALGAARAGARSMTATSGPGIDLMTETFGLVATSETPLVIVDVMRSGPSTGMPTKQEQGDLNMLLYGGHGEIPRFVLAPTTVNECFWKTVEAFNLAEKYQTPVYLAADLAMAVTEQTFEPEAFDMDAVEIDRGKVVDEDTIEDHQTESGGFKPHEITDDGVSPRAFPGTAGGAHMSTGLEHDEQGRRTEDTEMRVKQVDKRNRKVETAKEREDFSPREFGDPDADNLIVTWGSNEGTLVEALEYLDDDDVDVRILSCPYIFPRADLTEEFEAADQVVVVECNATGQFADVVEHDTLQRVKRINKYDGVQFKADELANDIKETLAGEGQEVEA, from the coding sequence ATGCCAGCGGACTTCAACTGGGCCATCGGCGGGGAGGCCGGCGATGGCATCGACTCCACGGGGAAGATCTTCGCGCAGGCGCTCTCCCGTGCGGGTCGACACGTCTTCACGTCGAAGGACTTCGCCTCCCGGATCCGGGGCGGCTACACCGCCTACAAGGTTCGAACCTCGACCGAGAAGGTGCGGTCGGTCGTCGACCGGCTCGACGTCCTCGTCGCACTCACGCCCCGAACGATCGAGGAGAACATGGACGAACTGCACGACGGGTCGGTCATCATCTACGACGGCGATCGGACGACGATGGCCGACGTCGACATCCCCGAGAACATGGTCGACCTCGACGTGCCGCTCAAAGCGCTCGCGGAGGACGCCGGCGGCGCCATCATGCGCAACGTCGTCGCCCTCGGCGCCGCCTGCGAGGCGACGAGCTTCGACATCGAACACCTCGACTCCTCGCTGAAGAAGCGCTTCGGCGACAAGGGCCAGGCCATCGTCGAGAACAACAAGCAGGCCGCCCGCCTCGGCCAGGAGTACGTTCAGGAGAACTACCCCGACGCCGACCTCGACTACGAACTGGAGACGACGGACAACGACTACGTCCTCCTCAACGGCGACGAGGCGATCGGCATGGGCGCCATCGCCGCCGGCTGTAAGTACTACGCCGGCTACCCGATCACGCCCGCGACGGACGTGATGACGTACCTGAAGGGCCGCATCGAGCACTTCGGCGGCCACGTCGTGCAGGCGGAGGACGAACTCGCCGCCATCAACCTCGCGCTCGGCGCCGCCCGCGCGGGCGCCCGGTCGATGACGGCGACCTCCGGGCCGGGCATCGACCTGATGACCGAGACGTTCGGGCTGGTGGCGACCTCGGAGACGCCGCTGGTCATCGTGGACGTGATGCGCTCGGGTCCCTCGACGGGGATGCCGACGAAGCAAGAGCAGGGCGACCTCAACATGCTCCTGTACGGCGGGCACGGCGAGATCCCGCGGTTCGTCCTCGCCCCGACCACGGTCAACGAGTGCTTCTGGAAGACCGTCGAGGCGTTCAACCTCGCCGAGAAGTACCAGACGCCCGTCTACCTCGCGGCCGACCTCGCGATGGCCGTCACCGAGCAGACGTTCGAGCCGGAGGCGTTCGACATGGACGCCGTCGAGATCGACCGCGGCAAGGTCGTCGACGAGGACACGATCGAGGACCACCAGACGGAGTCTGGCGGCTTCAAGCCCCACGAGATCACCGACGACGGCGTGTCGCCGCGCGCGTTCCCCGGCACCGCCGGCGGCGCGCACATGTCCACCGGCCTGGAGCACGACGAGCAGGGTCGCCGGACCGAGGACACCGAGATGCGCGTCAAGCAGGTCGACAAGCGCAACCGCAAGGTCGAGACGGCCAAGGAGCGCGAGGACTTCTCCCCGCGCGAGTTCGGCGACCCCGACGCCGACAACCTGATCGTCACGTGGGGGTCGAACGAGGGGACCCTCGTCGAGGCGCTGGAGTACCTCGACGACGACGACGTCGACGTGCGCATCCTCTCGTGTCCGTACATCTTCCCGCGCGCGGACCTCACCGAGGAGTTCGAGGCGGCCGACCAGGTCGTCGTCGTCGAGTGTAACGCCACGGGGCAGTTCGCCGACGTGGTCGAACACGACACGCTCCAGCGCGTGAAGCGGATCAACAAGTACGACGGCGTGCAGTTCAAGGCGGACGAGCTCGCGAACGACATCAAGGAGACCCTCGCCGGCGAGGGGCAGGAGGTGGAAGCATGA
- a CDS encoding 2-oxoacid:ferredoxin oxidoreductase subunit beta — MSSQVRFTDFKSDKQPTWCPGCGDFGTMNGMMKALAETGNDPDNTFVVAGIGCSGKIGTYMHSYAIHGVHGRALPVGAGVKMANPDLEVMVAGGDGDGYSIGAGHFVHAVRRNVDMSYVVMDNRIYGLTKGQASPTSREDFETSTTPEGPQQPPVNPLALALASGATFIAQSFSSDALRHQEIVQKAIEHDGFGFVNVFSPCVTFNDVDTYDYFRDSLVDLQETDYDPTDREAAKEKVLDADKEYMGVLYQDEESQSYEQTHGLDSDMSDIDHDGAPEDAMDLVREFY, encoded by the coding sequence ATGAGTTCCCAGGTCAGGTTCACGGACTTCAAATCGGACAAACAGCCCACGTGGTGTCCCGGCTGCGGCGACTTCGGGACGATGAACGGCATGATGAAGGCGCTGGCGGAGACGGGGAACGACCCCGACAACACCTTCGTCGTCGCCGGTATCGGCTGTTCCGGCAAGATCGGCACGTACATGCACAGCTACGCCATCCACGGCGTCCACGGCCGCGCGCTCCCGGTCGGCGCGGGCGTGAAGATGGCCAACCCCGACCTCGAAGTGATGGTCGCGGGCGGCGACGGCGACGGCTACTCCATCGGCGCGGGCCACTTCGTCCACGCCGTCCGGCGCAACGTCGACATGAGCTACGTCGTGATGGACAACCGCATCTACGGGCTGACGAAGGGGCAGGCGTCCCCGACCAGCCGGGAGGACTTCGAGACCTCGACGACGCCCGAAGGCCCACAGCAGCCCCCCGTCAACCCGCTCGCGCTCGCGCTCGCCTCGGGCGCGACGTTCATCGCCCAGTCGTTCTCCAGCGACGCCTTGCGCCACCAAGAGATCGTCCAGAAGGCCATCGAGCACGACGGCTTCGGCTTCGTCAACGTGTTCTCGCCGTGTGTCACGTTCAACGACGTCGACACGTACGACTACTTCCGCGACTCGCTGGTCGACCTGCAGGAGACGGACTACGACCCGACCGACCGCGAGGCGGCCAAGGAGAAGGTCCTCGACGCCGACAAGGAGTACATGGGCGTGCTCTACCAGGACGAGGAGAGCCAGTCGTACGAGCAGACCCACGGACTGGACTCCGACATGAGCGACATCGACCACGACGGCGCGCCCGAAGACGCGATGGATCTGGTCCGCGAGTTCTACTGA
- a CDS encoding polyprenyl synthetase family protein — MEYLERRVAMANERLVEVTGAVEPSELGDEIEHVALAGGKRVRPTVTLLSCEAAGGDPEDAVDFAVGVELVHNASLVIDDIIDRSDVRRGTPSAWAQYGYGPAIVASDGMLGEAFHLFSTDEQAMQIVAEAMVELGEGEATELVAKPTNEEEYMTLARRKTGALFRAAAELGAVAAGADGFTIESFGEYAERVGVAFQIRDDVLDATADADDLGKPTGVDEAVDRPSLLQVTDLTPEEADQRARDQADAALAALETAGIGESDARGYLRDLAEFVVVRER; from the coding sequence ATGGAGTACCTGGAGCGTCGGGTCGCCATGGCCAACGAGCGCCTCGTCGAGGTCACCGGGGCGGTCGAGCCGTCGGAACTCGGCGACGAGATCGAACACGTCGCGCTCGCGGGCGGCAAGCGCGTCCGTCCCACCGTGACGCTCCTGTCGTGTGAGGCCGCCGGCGGCGACCCCGAGGACGCCGTCGACTTCGCGGTCGGCGTCGAGTTGGTCCACAACGCCTCGCTCGTCATCGACGACATCATCGACCGCTCGGACGTGCGCCGCGGCACCCCCAGCGCGTGGGCGCAGTACGGCTACGGTCCCGCCATCGTCGCCTCCGACGGGATGCTCGGCGAGGCGTTCCACCTGTTCTCGACGGACGAACAGGCGATGCAGATCGTCGCCGAGGCGATGGTCGAGTTGGGCGAGGGCGAGGCGACCGAGTTGGTCGCCAAGCCGACGAACGAGGAGGAGTACATGACCCTCGCCCGCCGCAAGACGGGCGCACTCTTTCGCGCGGCCGCCGAACTCGGCGCCGTCGCGGCCGGCGCCGACGGCTTCACGATCGAGTCGTTCGGCGAGTACGCCGAGCGCGTCGGCGTCGCCTTCCAGATCCGCGACGACGTGCTCGACGCGACCGCCGACGCCGACGACCTGGGCAAGCCGACCGGCGTCGACGAGGCGGTCGACCGCCCCTCGCTGCTGCAGGTGACGGACCTCACGCCCGAGGAGGCCGACCAGCGCGCCCGCGACCAGGCCGACGCGGCGCTCGCGGCGCTGGAGACGGCGGGGATCGGCGAGTCCGACGCGCGCGGGTACCTGCGGGACCTGGCGGAGTTCGTCGTCGTGCGGGAGCGGTAG
- a CDS encoding sensor histidine kinase: MIADTATVQLLVADEGNRRALASVVDRHFTAVTAEELREADLYIVDDASFPQYRDELDAHKRAQDPVFCPVVLVRRDRTAITVELPDPLTAEHPILVNELMDAPVGAEVLYHTLVNLLTQRSQTITLEEQNARLEQFAETLRHELRNPLNILAGHLGFARETGDSEYFDKCETAVHRMERMIDDALLLIQVERDRVEAESMDLRSLVEDCWDVVSVPGPRIGIETDRRISGDEYRLKQLFENLFRNAVEHAGDGVTVVVGDLPDGFYVEDDGDGIPEDRRDDVLVEGYSTEESGSGLGLAVVSAVAEAHGWHVSVAESDAGGARFEFTNVSFV, from the coding sequence ATGATCGCCGATACCGCCACGGTTCAACTCCTCGTGGCCGACGAGGGGAACCGCCGCGCCTTGGCGTCGGTCGTCGACCGCCACTTCACCGCGGTGACCGCCGAGGAACTCCGGGAGGCGGACCTGTATATCGTCGACGACGCGTCCTTTCCCCAGTACCGCGACGAACTGGACGCACACAAACGCGCGCAGGACCCGGTGTTCTGCCCGGTCGTGCTCGTTCGTCGCGACCGGACCGCGATCACCGTCGAACTCCCGGACCCCCTCACGGCCGAGCACCCGATCCTCGTCAACGAACTCATGGACGCACCGGTCGGGGCGGAGGTGCTGTACCACACGCTGGTGAACCTCCTGACCCAGCGGTCACAGACGATCACGCTGGAGGAGCAGAACGCACGCCTCGAGCAGTTCGCGGAGACGCTCCGGCACGAACTCCGCAACCCGTTGAACATCCTCGCCGGCCACCTCGGGTTCGCCCGCGAGACCGGCGACTCCGAGTACTTCGACAAGTGCGAGACGGCGGTCCATCGGATGGAGCGGATGATCGACGACGCGCTGTTGTTGATACAGGTGGAACGCGACCGCGTGGAAGCCGAATCGATGGACCTCCGCTCGCTCGTCGAGGACTGCTGGGACGTGGTGTCGGTCCCCGGCCCGCGGATCGGTATCGAGACCGACCGGCGGATCTCGGGAGACGAGTACCGGTTGAAACAGCTGTTCGAGAACCTCTTCCGTAACGCGGTCGAGCACGCCGGCGACGGCGTGACGGTCGTCGTCGGCGACCTCCCGGACGGGTTCTACGTCGAGGACGACGGCGACGGGATCCCCGAGGACCGCCGCGACGACGTGCTCGTGGAGGGGTACTCCACGGAGGAGTCGGGGTCGGGGCTCGGTCTCGCGGTCGTCTCGGCGGTGGCGGAGGCGCACGGGTGGCACGTCTCCGTCGCCGAGAGCGACGCCGGCGGCGCGCGCTTCGAGTTCACGAACGTCTCGTTCGTCTGA